The following proteins are co-located in the Clavibacter capsici genome:
- a CDS encoding 2-phosphosulfolactate phosphatase — MTSSADAAHPDPSTQARYQVRLDGGIAGARRIATGADVIVWVDALPSVPPPTAARRDEVLATLPARPAVVSAGLRDAPAVAAWILALQEALGRRAYVAVVAAGAVEADGTWRACAEDQLAAGAVVDALAALGIDATSPEAAVACAAYQQLEPAVGHLLTASVSARRLDAAGHDGLVAEALAAGPADVVVHRLHRDA, encoded by the coding sequence GTGACCTCCTCCGCTGACGCCGCGCACCCCGACCCGTCGACGCAGGCCCGCTACCAGGTCCGGCTCGACGGCGGCATCGCCGGCGCGCGCCGGATAGCGACCGGCGCCGACGTCATCGTCTGGGTCGACGCCCTGCCCTCCGTCCCGCCGCCCACGGCCGCCCGCCGCGACGAGGTCCTCGCGACCCTGCCCGCGCGCCCGGCCGTCGTGAGCGCCGGCCTCCGGGACGCGCCCGCGGTCGCCGCGTGGATCCTCGCCCTCCAGGAGGCGCTCGGCCGCCGCGCGTACGTGGCCGTCGTCGCCGCCGGGGCGGTCGAGGCCGACGGAACCTGGCGCGCGTGCGCCGAGGACCAGCTCGCCGCCGGCGCCGTGGTCGACGCGCTCGCCGCCCTGGGGATCGACGCCACCTCGCCCGAGGCCGCCGTCGCGTGCGCCGCGTACCAGCAGCTGGAGCCGGCCGTCGGGCACCTGCTCACGGCGAGCGTCTCGGCCCGTCGCCTGGACGCCGCCGGGCACGACGGGCTCGTGGCGGAGGCGCTCGCCGCCGGTCCCGCCGACGTCGTCGTGCACCGCCTCCACCGCGACGCCTGA
- a CDS encoding CGNR zinc finger domain-containing protein has product MSRAPGSERSTGQWIDDPDGLRWFLDTGAVSLDLAYTGALGDPEPRETLPDAAALGAWLSEHLSPVSEPTERDLADARTLRQAIGDIAAAIADGHEPSPRDVDVLNLYAATPDLPPALGGGSRQAGRALARPAQALASAARDAVAVFGAGSERIHRCSADDCTVLYLDTTRSGTRRWCSMRRCGNRAKVRAHRARQLRERRTGIPARVAPVRPAVAPAPTPGHDDGPGAAAPEPS; this is encoded by the coding sequence GTGAGCCGGGCGCCCGGATCCGAGCGGTCGACCGGCCAGTGGATCGACGACCCCGACGGCCTGCGCTGGTTCCTCGACACGGGAGCCGTGAGCCTCGACCTCGCGTACACGGGCGCGCTCGGGGATCCGGAGCCGCGCGAGACCCTGCCCGACGCGGCGGCCCTCGGGGCCTGGCTGAGCGAGCACCTGTCGCCCGTCTCGGAGCCGACGGAGCGCGACCTCGCGGACGCGCGCACGCTCCGGCAGGCCATCGGCGACATCGCGGCGGCCATCGCGGACGGCCACGAGCCCAGCCCGCGCGACGTCGACGTGCTGAACCTCTACGCGGCGACCCCCGACCTGCCGCCCGCGCTCGGCGGCGGATCCCGCCAGGCCGGCCGCGCGCTCGCCCGGCCCGCGCAGGCGCTGGCGTCCGCCGCGCGCGACGCGGTGGCGGTGTTCGGGGCGGGATCCGAGCGGATCCACCGCTGCTCGGCCGACGACTGCACCGTGCTCTACCTCGACACGACCCGCTCGGGCACGCGCCGCTGGTGCTCCATGCGCCGCTGCGGCAACCGCGCGAAGGTGCGCGCCCACCGCGCCCGGCAGCTGCGGGAGCGGCGGACGGGGATCCCGGCGCGCGTGGCCCCCGTGCGTCCCGCGGTCGCGCCGGCGCCGACCCCCGGACACGACGACGGCCCGGGAGCCGCAGCCCCCGAGCCGTCGTGA
- a CDS encoding EVE domain-containing protein yields the protein MIRYWVGVVSRDRVLDGLDLGIAQVNRGAREPVERLGEADGFVYYSPRESYPDGQLLRAFTAIGRVADAAPYQGRVGEWRPWRRRMDWDLGAVDAPIRPLVPVLDFTRDSLEWGRKLAPGLLEITRDDFEVIRQAMRRGAPEPSRRVIRGGAGPWTPVASDRDLLR from the coding sequence ATGATCAGGTACTGGGTGGGCGTCGTCTCGCGCGACCGCGTGCTCGACGGCCTGGACCTCGGCATCGCGCAGGTGAACCGCGGCGCCCGCGAGCCGGTCGAGCGGCTGGGCGAGGCCGACGGCTTCGTCTACTACTCGCCGCGCGAGTCGTACCCCGACGGGCAGCTCCTCCGCGCGTTCACCGCGATCGGCCGGGTCGCCGACGCCGCGCCGTACCAGGGCCGCGTGGGCGAGTGGCGGCCGTGGCGGCGCCGGATGGACTGGGACCTCGGCGCGGTCGACGCCCCGATCCGCCCGCTCGTCCCCGTGCTCGACTTCACGCGCGACTCCCTCGAGTGGGGCAGGAAGCTGGCGCCCGGGCTCCTCGAGATCACGCGCGACGACTTCGAGGTGATCCGCCAGGCGATGCGCCGCGGGGCGCCCGAGCCGTCGCGCCGCGTCATCCGCGGAGGGGCGGGCCCGTGGACGCCCGTAGCATCGGATCGTGACCTCCTCCGCTGA
- a CDS encoding DUF1684 domain-containing protein, translated as MPSAETALHVADWRRRTHEMYAEVRWVAQTDPAAAHALWRRTRDDMFRSHPATPLLPEHRADFDRLDVAEYDPAWRFELEIHDDRGDERHEVETGTDGVVPFELLGSVHIPAADGREAGTLDVWRLASYGGGLHLPVKDASHRRAGGTYGGGRYLLDTVKGSDLGSPAPGSIVVDLNFAYNPSCAYDPEWACPLAPAGNVLDFEVPVGEMGFSPA; from the coding sequence ATGCCCTCCGCCGAGACCGCCCTCCACGTCGCCGACTGGCGCCGCCGCACGCACGAGATGTACGCGGAGGTGCGCTGGGTCGCGCAGACGGATCCCGCGGCCGCGCACGCGCTCTGGCGCCGGACCCGCGACGACATGTTCCGCAGCCACCCGGCGACGCCGCTCCTCCCCGAGCACCGCGCGGACTTCGACCGGCTCGACGTCGCGGAGTACGACCCGGCCTGGCGGTTCGAGCTGGAGATCCACGACGACCGCGGCGACGAGCGCCACGAGGTCGAGACGGGCACCGACGGCGTCGTGCCGTTCGAGCTGCTCGGATCCGTGCACATCCCCGCCGCCGACGGACGCGAGGCCGGCACCCTCGACGTCTGGCGCCTCGCCAGCTACGGCGGCGGCCTGCACCTGCCCGTCAAGGACGCCTCGCACCGCCGCGCGGGCGGCACCTACGGAGGCGGCCGCTACCTGCTCGACACGGTGAAGGGATCCGACCTCGGCTCCCCCGCGCCGGGGTCGATCGTGGTCGACCTCAACTTCGCCTACAACCCCTCCTGCGCCTACGACCCGGAGTGGGCCTGCCCCCTCGCCCCGGCCGGGAACGTGCTCGACTTCGAGGTCCCCGTCGGCGAGATGGGCTTCTCCCCGGCCTGA
- a CDS encoding DUF427 domain-containing protein, which yields MKAVINGVTVAEAPQDELIEIEGNWYFPPQSVDMSLLAETSTPYHCPWKGDTQYYSVKDGDTVLQDRAWSYPTPIPSSFDRVGRDYSGYVAFWKEVRVGE from the coding sequence ATGAAGGCAGTCATCAACGGCGTCACCGTCGCCGAGGCCCCCCAGGACGAGCTCATCGAGATCGAGGGCAACTGGTACTTCCCGCCGCAGAGCGTCGACATGTCGCTCCTCGCCGAGACGAGCACGCCGTACCACTGCCCGTGGAAGGGCGACACGCAGTACTACTCCGTCAAGGACGGCGACACCGTGCTCCAGGACCGCGCCTGGTCGTACCCGACGCCCATCCCGTCGTCGTTCGACCGCGTCGGCCGGGACTACAGCGGCTACGTCGCGTTCTGGAAGGAGGTCCGCGTCGGCGAGTGA